A single window of Paenibacillus sp. FSL H8-0537 DNA harbors:
- a CDS encoding H-type small acid-soluble spore protein, whose protein sequence is MDASRAKQIYDSSQTIAVQLDGKSVWIEHVDIANNMATVQVGSNPLNTETVSLERLREE, encoded by the coding sequence ATGGACGCTTCGCGCGCCAAGCAAATTTATGATTCATCACAAACCATTGCCGTACAGCTCGATGGCAAATCCGTCTGGATTGAGCATGTGGATATAGCTAATAATATGGCGACTGTACAGGTTGGCTCCAATCCATTAAATACGGAGACCGTTTCATTGGAACGGCTAAGGGAAGAGTAG
- a CDS encoding glycosyltransferase family 2 protein, translating into MLTDRSTDVKVSVIIPTLNAGAGLVDQVERLKKQTLRPYEIIIMDSSSDDGTVERARKLGTRVLSVQRSEFDHGGTRNSAAAQAKGDFFVFMTQDALPYDDYVLEKLIQPLLSDERTACSYARQIPYPHAGILERLARESNYPQESRLKSKADIDQMGIQTFICSNVCAAYRRETFYEMGSFAEPVIFNEDMFMAATCVMNGYNIAYAAEAGVYHSHDYTVLQQFRRFFDNGVSMCRNEWIIPYSKVGKPGFKLVKTQLKCLLKERRYHLIPVLVAESAAKLIGYKLGIKHKRLPLFLCRHFSMHKLIWDRMHRVNDSSATMKRTG; encoded by the coding sequence ATGCTTACTGACCGCAGTACGGATGTGAAAGTATCAGTTATCATACCAACGTTAAATGCGGGGGCGGGATTGGTTGATCAGGTGGAGCGGCTGAAAAAACAGACGCTGCGTCCCTACGAAATTATAATAATGGACTCTTCCTCAGACGATGGTACAGTGGAACGGGCACGCAAGCTGGGCACGCGGGTGCTGTCCGTTCAGCGCAGCGAGTTTGACCATGGTGGAACTCGTAATTCGGCGGCAGCTCAAGCGAAAGGTGATTTTTTCGTATTTATGACGCAGGACGCGCTTCCTTATGATGACTATGTGCTCGAAAAGCTGATCCAGCCGCTGCTGTCAGACGAGAGAACGGCCTGCTCTTATGCAAGACAGATCCCTTATCCACATGCAGGCATACTAGAACGGCTTGCAAGGGAATCGAACTATCCACAAGAGTCGCGTTTGAAATCTAAAGCGGATATTGACCAAATGGGCATCCAGACGTTTATTTGCTCAAATGTGTGTGCGGCGTATCGGAGGGAAACCTTTTATGAGATGGGCAGCTTTGCGGAGCCTGTTATCTTTAATGAGGATATGTTTATGGCTGCTACCTGTGTCATGAACGGCTATAATATTGCTTATGCTGCCGAAGCAGGCGTATATCACTCCCATGATTATACGGTGCTGCAGCAGTTCAGGCGTTTTTTTGACAATGGGGTGTCCATGTGCCGAAATGAATGGATTATACCTTACAGCAAGGTGGGAAAACCTGGTTTCAAGCTTGTAAAGACCCAGCTCAAATGCTTGCTGAAAGAACGGCGCTATCATTTGATTCCTGTACTTGTTGCGGAATCGGCTGCGAAGCTTATTGGCTATAAGCTCGGGATTAAGCATAAGCGGCTTCCATTATTTTTGTGCCGGCATTTCAGTATGCATAAGCTGATATGGGATCGGATGCACAGGGTAAACGATTCTTCGGCAACTATGAAGCGTACGGGCTAG
- the cls gene encoding cardiolipin synthase: MSVWLIIIALTIVLGLYLLQFVFIFAMEYRRPARLAAWLTITMLLPILGIVLYLLLARPVNRQSSHTHKRLAQEKLLFAGELTFNAQNFTDLLGSPELGGQEQLFRLLTASKGHCITLRNKVHVLQNGQDTYEAILAAISRAKSYIHLDYYTIRDDGIGQRFKQALIERVKAGVEVRVLYDGIGSMNISQAYIHELAAAGIQTSCFLPPRHAWYERRLNNRNHSKIAVIDGIIGFVGGINIGDEYLGGNPKLGFWRDTHLQLEGDAVYFLQQLFRSDWAFAAHEELDDERYMPRHHCDGHNPVLITPGGPDQIGEPILESVVASVMAAKESICLSTPYFIPDPGLLMALRVAALSGVDVRIIIPGKGDSQLVLWATLSYVEPLLKAGIKVFRYRKGFIHAKVLIIDRMLASVGTANMDMRSFYNNYEQNALLFDPGSIAQLKRDFRQDEQDSDELSLAEFTKRPAKQKMAEAAAHMLSPLL; the protein is encoded by the coding sequence ATGTCCGTTTGGTTGATTATAATAGCCCTGACCATCGTTCTAGGGCTTTATTTACTGCAATTTGTATTTATCTTCGCCATGGAATATCGCAGGCCTGCACGCTTAGCGGCCTGGCTGACGATTACGATGCTGCTGCCGATTTTGGGAATTGTGCTTTACCTGCTGCTCGCACGGCCAGTGAATCGCCAAAGCAGCCATACACATAAACGGCTCGCTCAAGAGAAGCTGCTATTTGCGGGGGAGCTAACGTTTAATGCGCAAAACTTTACCGATTTGCTGGGAAGTCCAGAGCTGGGTGGGCAAGAACAGCTTTTCCGGCTGTTGACGGCTTCGAAGGGGCACTGTATTACGCTGCGCAACAAAGTCCATGTGCTGCAAAATGGGCAGGATACCTACGAAGCGATTTTGGCGGCGATTAGCCGGGCTAAGAGCTATATTCATCTCGATTATTATACGATACGAGATGATGGAATCGGACAGCGCTTCAAGCAAGCTTTAATCGAGCGGGTAAAGGCGGGGGTAGAGGTTCGCGTGCTGTATGACGGCATCGGCAGTATGAATATAAGCCAAGCCTATATTCACGAGCTTGCTGCTGCTGGCATTCAGACAAGCTGTTTTTTGCCGCCGCGCCATGCATGGTACGAGCGGAGGCTGAACAACCGCAATCACAGTAAAATCGCAGTCATCGACGGCATAATCGGCTTCGTTGGAGGCATTAATATAGGCGATGAGTATTTAGGGGGGAATCCGAAGCTTGGATTTTGGCGGGATACCCATCTGCAGCTGGAGGGAGATGCGGTTTATTTTTTGCAGCAGCTGTTCAGGAGCGATTGGGCTTTCGCTGCACATGAGGAGCTGGACGATGAACGTTATATGCCTAGGCATCATTGCGACGGCCATAATCCGGTACTCATTACGCCCGGAGGCCCCGATCAAATCGGGGAGCCGATATTGGAATCAGTCGTCGCTTCGGTAATGGCAGCGAAAGAAAGCATCTGCTTGTCGACGCCCTATTTTATACCCGATCCAGGGCTGCTGATGGCGCTTCGGGTAGCTGCGCTGAGCGGCGTCGATGTACGAATCATTATTCCGGGCAAAGGTGATTCACAGCTTGTATTGTGGGCTACGCTGTCTTATGTAGAGCCGCTGCTTAAGGCAGGAATTAAGGTTTTTCGCTATCGAAAAGGCTTTATACATGCCAAGGTGCTCATCATTGATCGCATGCTGGCGTCAGTAGGAACGGCGAATATGGACATGCGCAGCTTCTACAACAATTATGAGCAAAATGCGCTTTTATTTGATCCCGGCTCGATTGCACAGCTGAAGAGGGATTTTCGGCAGGATGAGCAAGACAGCGATGAGCTGAGCTTGGCTGAGTTTACGAAACGCCCTGCTAAGCAAAAGATGGCGGAAGCCGCGGCGCATATGCTGTCCCCGTTGTTGTAG
- a CDS encoding dehydrogenase, which translates to MKPTAQKHDSNLPTARKIRRACSNELYRTAKRLKLWVSKEKHDQAENLYFKKVAVHLLWIHEHKSNRKLLADWWDENVSAEIAELWETDQAKLSEAFRESFGG; encoded by the coding sequence ATGAAGCCTACTGCCCAGAAGCATGATTCAAACCTTCCTACCGCTCGTAAAATAAGGCGTGCCTGCAGCAATGAGCTGTACCGTACGGCCAAACGTTTGAAACTGTGGGTGTCCAAAGAAAAGCATGATCAGGCGGAAAATTTATATTTTAAAAAGGTGGCTGTCCATCTGCTGTGGATTCACGAGCATAAAAGCAATCGCAAGCTGCTCGCCGATTGGTGGGATGAGAACGTCTCCGCAGAAATCGCCGAGCTATGGGAGACGGATCAAGCAAAGCTTAGCGAAGCGTTTCGTGAATCATTTGGCGGGTAA